One Thalassospira marina DNA window includes the following coding sequences:
- the amrB gene encoding AmmeMemoRadiSam system protein B, translated as MTVIRPAAIAGSFYPADAQTLRSTIASLMAQAGQPGADAAIPKAIIVPHAGLVYSGAIAADGFATILPAADTIRRIVIIGPAHRMAFQGIAIADATAFATPLGNVPVDEGAINALLALPQVQRLNAAHVQEHGLEIELPFIQHIFANQPDIAIVPLLVSRCAAHQVEEVVEKLWAGPETLIVISSDLSHFHDDATARKMDDRTRQLIENFTAEELGFDDACGCLPIVGLLRVARKRAMKVKTLSMQNSSTASGDTSRVVGYGAWAFFDGKAGAVPKASQDDTAETEFAQGTEAIIKQHGRDMLRLASAAIQHGLANGAPLAPDMTTLPPALREAGACFVTLKQQGTLRGCIGSIIAHRPLGQDICENAFKAAFADPRFAKISAAELTGDLAMSISVLSAPKPFPFKDEADLIARLTPFEDGVILSDGARRGLFLPQVWDQLPDPRDFLRHLKRKAGFSMDYWSETLQAQRFVTRGIESHDIFPGESLWAQSGLE; from the coding sequence ATGACTGTCATTCGCCCTGCCGCCATCGCCGGAAGTTTTTACCCCGCCGATGCCCAAACCCTGCGCAGCACCATTGCCAGCCTGATGGCGCAGGCCGGGCAGCCGGGTGCGGATGCCGCCATTCCCAAAGCGATTATCGTACCCCATGCCGGGCTGGTTTATTCTGGTGCCATTGCGGCCGATGGCTTTGCCACCATCCTGCCGGCGGCAGATACCATTCGCCGCATCGTCATTATCGGCCCGGCGCATCGCATGGCGTTTCAGGGCATTGCCATTGCCGATGCCACGGCCTTTGCCACCCCGCTGGGGAATGTGCCGGTGGATGAAGGGGCGATTAATGCCCTTCTAGCCCTGCCGCAGGTGCAGCGGTTAAACGCCGCCCATGTGCAGGAACACGGGCTGGAAATTGAACTGCCCTTTATCCAGCATATTTTTGCCAACCAGCCCGATATTGCCATCGTGCCCTTGCTGGTCAGCCGCTGTGCCGCACATCAGGTAGAAGAAGTGGTTGAAAAATTATGGGCCGGGCCGGAAACCCTGATTGTCATTTCATCGGATCTTTCGCATTTCCATGATGATGCCACCGCCCGCAAAATGGATGACCGCACACGGCAGTTGATTGAGAATTTCACCGCCGAAGAACTGGGATTTGACGATGCCTGTGGCTGCCTGCCGATTGTCGGCTTGTTGCGCGTAGCCCGCAAACGGGCGATGAAAGTGAAAACGCTTTCAATGCAAAATTCCAGCACTGCCAGCGGCGATACATCCCGCGTGGTGGGTTATGGTGCCTGGGCGTTTTTTGACGGCAAAGCTGGCGCTGTGCCAAAAGCCAGCCAGGACGATACCGCCGAAACAGAATTTGCACAGGGGACGGAGGCCATTATCAAACAGCATGGGCGCGACATGCTGCGCCTTGCCAGTGCTGCCATCCAGCATGGTCTTGCGAATGGGGCGCCGCTGGCACCGGATATGACCACGCTGCCGCCTGCCCTGCGTGAAGCTGGGGCGTGTTTTGTTACGCTTAAACAACAGGGCACTTTACGCGGCTGCATTGGCTCCATCATTGCGCACCGGCCCCTGGGGCAGGATATTTGTGAAAACGCTTTCAAGGCGGCCTTTGCCGATCCGCGTTTTGCCAAAATCAGCGCAGCGGAGCTAACTGGCGATCTTGCCATGTCGATTTCCGTGCTGTCTGCACCCAAGCCTTTTCCGTTTAAAGATGAGGCGGATTTGATTGCGCGGTTAACCCCGTTTGAGGATGGCGTTATCCTGAGCGACGGCGCCCGCCGTGGCCTGTTTTTACCGCAAGTGTGGGACCAACTGCCCGACCCGCGCGACTTTTTGCGCCATTTAAAACGCAAGGCGGGCTTTTCGATGGATTACTGGTCGGAAACCCTGCAGGCGCAGCGTTTTGTGACCCGCGGCATTGAAAGCCACGATATTTTCCCCGGTGAAAGCCTGTGGGCACAATCCGGGCTGGAATAG